A stretch of the Drosophila sulfurigaster albostrigata strain 15112-1811.04 chromosome 2L, ASM2355843v2, whole genome shotgun sequence genome encodes the following:
- the LOC133850815 gene encoding uncharacterized protein LOC133850815, with the protein MTNVVSSMLKPDQPFKELGCPSCNLLSLNHLALQQKINANFIFHAIKNYKKSPTDRKTITFIKNKFQGLKILWLEFQRRDNQIRRYYNCKEDQHEYFQQELFSLVKEKYMLARVLMNRDRKKLLLHTTFETGST; encoded by the coding sequence ATGACGAACGTGGTATCCTCAATGTTGAAACCTGATCAACCATTTAAGGAGCTTGGATGTCCTTCCTGCAATCTCTTGTCGCTTAACCATTTGGCGCtacagcaaaaaataaatgcaaatttcatcTTTCATGCGATTAAGAACTATAAAAAATCACCGACCGATCGCAAGACGATAACgttcattaaaaataagtttcaAGGTCTAAAGATCTTATGGCTTGAGTTCCAGCGCAGGGATAACCAAATTCGACGGTATTACAATTGCAAGGAGGATCAACATGAATACTTTCAACAGGAATTGTTTTCGCTCGTAAAAGAGAAATATATGCTAGCTCGTGTTCTCATGAATCGCGACAgaaaaaaattacttttacaTACAACTTTCGAGACTGGAAGTACTTGA